The genomic region CCATCACCACCGTCGCCTCCTCGATCCTGTCCCGCGACGGGCTGGCGGTGGACACCTCGCTGCGGGTGCTCGACACCGCCGGCGAGCCCATCGAGGGGCTGCACGCGGTGGGCGAGGTGCTCGGCAACAACAGGTTCGCCGGGGACAACTACGTGGGTGGCATGAGCATCACCCCCGCCATGACGTTGGGCCGGCTGCTGGGTCGCCAGCTGGCCGGCGCCGGCACCGAGAAGGAGAGCTGACATGGGCGAGTCCCTCATCATCGGCGGCGTCGACGCCGCGTTCCTCGGGGTCAACGACCTCGCCGCCCAGCTCGAGCTCTACGTCGGCCAGCTCGGCTGGGAGGTCGTCGAGGAGGGCGTGCTCCCCGCCGCCGAGGCCGCCGCGCTCTGGGGCGAGGGGGTCGGTGACCTGCCGGTCACCGTGCTCAACGCCGCGGGTGCCCAGCACGGCCGGCTGGTCCTCCTCCAGGTCCCGGACCAGGAGGTTCCCGAGCACCCGCTCCAGGCCGACACCGGCCTGGTGGCGATCAACATGTACACCCGCGACATCGAGGTCAGCCACGCCACGCTGGCCGCCGCCGGGCAGCAGTGGCGCACCCCGCCGGCGACCTGGGCGGTGCCGCTGGGGGAGAAGCTGGTCTCGGTGACGCAGGGGTTCCTGCTGGCCCCCGAGGGGACCGACATCGTCTTCGTCGAGCCGGCCCAGGCTCGCGGCACCGCGGCCTGGGACGCCGACCCCGACCGGCACTACACCGAGCTCACCTCGGTGGTGTGCCACGTGCCCGACTTCGAGGCCGAGACCGCCTTCTGGGGACCCGACGGGCTGGGCCTGCAGAGCTGGTACGACGTGTCCTTCACCCACCCCGGCCTCGACGAGATGGCGTTGCTGCCCGCGGGCTCGGTCATGCGCCTGAGCTTCCTCGCCGGGCCCAGCACGGCCCGTCTGGAGGTCACCCGCCTCGAGAACCGGACCCTTGGCACCGACCGCCGGGACCGGCAGCGGACCGGTCGGCACCTCGGCCACACCGGCTGGCTGTTCAAGGTGAAAAACCTTGAAGAAACACTGTTCCGCGCGGAGCAGTTAGGCGGTACAGTTTGTACGAGAAACCAGGCGGGACCGTCGGTCCTCTTCGCCGGGCAGCCGGTGGCGTTCGTGGACACCCCCAACGGACTCCCGGTGACCTTCGTCGAGATCTCCGCCTGACGCGCGTGTCCGGGACGCGCGTCCGAGTGCCGTCGAGCAACGCAGCACCACGCACCACCACCACCCATCGAGAGAGAAGAGGCGCGTCTTGCGACCGCACGTGGAACTGATCCAGGAAGACGACTACGTCTGGCACGCGGCCGAGCTGCCGGGCGCCGAGGGCCGCGCGAGCGAGCGCCGCCTCTCGGTGGACGAGGAGGACGGCTCGTCCTCGCTGCGGGTCGACTTCCACACCGAGTGGGGCCGCAGCGCCGGCATCCACCACGCGAACACCGAGTACTACGTCCTCGAGGGCGAGATCGACTACGGCGGTCGCAAGATCGGCAAGGGCGGCTACGTCTACGCGCCCAAGGGCGTGCCGGTCGACTACCTCAAGGTCGCCGAGGGCACCAAGATCCTGCACTACCGCGAGTACGGCGACGCCGGCTTCGACGCGGTGGACTCCCTCGCCGGCGCCAAGGCCTGGGACGACGCCCGCGAGGACGTCATCGTCATCGACTCCGAGGCGATGAAGTGGGACGCCGTCCCCAACCCCGGCCCGATGCCCGGCCTGTACATCAAGTACCTGCACGTGGACCCGGTCACCGGCTTCTACACCCGCCTGGTCCACGCCCAGGAGGGCTGGTCGGACCACCGCCTCGCGCACCACCCGTGCTACGAGGAGGCGTACACGACCCAGGGCCACATGGAGTACAACTTCGGCACCCTGGACCTCGGCACCTACTTCTTCCGCCCCGCGCGGGTGAAGCACGGCCACTTCACCACCATGGAGGGTGGCGCCACCTGGCTGCTGCGCTCGGACGGCGAGCTGAAGAACTGGTACACCCAGAACGAGTGGGTGCGCTGGGGCGGCGACGGCGTCAACTACACGCCCGAGGGCCTCAACGAGGCGCCGCACGAGCCGGCCCGCTGGTCCTCCTCGACCCACGACCTCGCCGAGCCGTGGCGCTCGGACGAGGACATGCGTCAGATGACCGCCGCCTGGCAGTTCCAGATCGACCAGGGCCAGAACAACACCCCGGTCAAGCACCAGGGCCTGGGCGCGGACCCGTCGATCCTGGCGATCATGAAGGCGATGGACGCGGCCAACCTCCAGGGCGGCCACGGCCACGACCACGAGCACGGTCACGACCACTCGCACGACGACGAGCACGGTCACGACCACTCGCACGACGACGAGCACGGTCACGACCACGAGCACGGTCACGAGCACAGCCACGACGAGACCCCGGCCCGCGAGACCATCAACCTCGACTGGGGTTGGAGCGGCCGCGACGTCGAGCACCCCGACGAGCGCACCGGCAAGTTCGCGCACAACTGGGGCACCCGCGTCGACTGGAAGGACGGGGACCCCATCCCCGCCCCGATCATCTCCTCGCTGCCGGTCCGCAGCCGCTCGCGCGGCCGCTGGGACGGCGACGGCATGTGATCACCCGGTGCGCCCCACGTCGTACGGCGTGGGGCGCAC from Nocardioides sp. dk884 harbors:
- a CDS encoding DUF4437 domain-containing protein, which translates into the protein MELIQEDDYVWHAAELPGAEGRASERRLSVDEEDGSSSLRVDFHTEWGRSAGIHHANTEYYVLEGEIDYGGRKIGKGGYVYAPKGVPVDYLKVAEGTKILHYREYGDAGFDAVDSLAGAKAWDDAREDVIVIDSEAMKWDAVPNPGPMPGLYIKYLHVDPVTGFYTRLVHAQEGWSDHRLAHHPCYEEAYTTQGHMEYNFGTLDLGTYFFRPARVKHGHFTTMEGGATWLLRSDGELKNWYTQNEWVRWGGDGVNYTPEGLNEAPHEPARWSSSTHDLAEPWRSDEDMRQMTAAWQFQIDQGQNNTPVKHQGLGADPSILAIMKAMDAANLQGGHGHDHEHGHDHSHDDEHGHDHSHDDEHGHDHEHGHEHSHDETPARETINLDWGWSGRDVEHPDERTGKFAHNWGTRVDWKDGDPIPAPIISSLPVRSRSRGRWDGDGM
- a CDS encoding VOC family protein — translated: MGESLIIGGVDAAFLGVNDLAAQLELYVGQLGWEVVEEGVLPAAEAAALWGEGVGDLPVTVLNAAGAQHGRLVLLQVPDQEVPEHPLQADTGLVAINMYTRDIEVSHATLAAAGQQWRTPPATWAVPLGEKLVSVTQGFLLAPEGTDIVFVEPAQARGTAAWDADPDRHYTELTSVVCHVPDFEAETAFWGPDGLGLQSWYDVSFTHPGLDEMALLPAGSVMRLSFLAGPSTARLEVTRLENRTLGTDRRDRQRTGRHLGHTGWLFKVKNLEETLFRAEQLGGTVCTRNQAGPSVLFAGQPVAFVDTPNGLPVTFVEISA